Proteins found in one Corynebacterium canis genomic segment:
- a CDS encoding N-acetylglucosamine-6-phosphate deacetylase, with protein MISLRGAAVTPTGVVPDAIVTVSGDRIASVRPATDADAAAGERFAWILPGFVDIHNHGGAGGSFPDSDLAGCRTAARHHRAHGTTTLLASLVSAPGAHLVRQTAVLADLADEGEIDGVHLEGPFVNKCRCGAQDPAAIIPGDPDLLARVAEAGRGWLRSVTFAPETAHALELVNVCSHYGMVASLGHTDADFDTTLAVLEHAERLGVTVTATHLFNAMPPIHHRVPGAAAAMLDAAALGRMVVELVADGVHLHDRTVDLVWDTVTPTNAVFVTDAMSAAGMADGAYELGDLHVTVTGGIARLTTTDGTQGSIAGGTSRLLEQVQRHIRRGRDIAQAAAMAATTGAKVLGLADRGSIVAGNRADLVCLDADLKLAKVLWRGAEPPSAQ; from the coding sequence ATGATCAGTTTGCGCGGAGCAGCGGTCACCCCCACGGGTGTCGTGCCCGACGCCATAGTCACGGTGTCGGGGGACCGCATTGCAAGCGTCCGCCCGGCCACCGACGCCGACGCTGCTGCGGGGGAGCGTTTCGCCTGGATTCTGCCTGGTTTCGTGGATATTCACAACCATGGCGGCGCCGGCGGGAGCTTTCCGGATTCGGATCTTGCGGGTTGCCGCACGGCGGCGCGTCACCATCGCGCCCACGGCACCACAACCTTGCTGGCATCGTTGGTGTCCGCGCCCGGCGCCCACCTCGTGCGGCAAACCGCCGTGTTGGCGGATTTGGCGGACGAAGGCGAGATCGATGGCGTGCATCTAGAAGGCCCGTTCGTAAACAAGTGCCGCTGCGGCGCCCAAGACCCGGCCGCGATCATTCCCGGTGATCCCGACCTGCTTGCCCGCGTGGCGGAGGCTGGGCGCGGCTGGTTGCGTTCCGTGACTTTCGCCCCGGAAACCGCACACGCATTGGAACTAGTGAACGTGTGTTCGCACTACGGGATGGTGGCCTCCCTCGGCCATACCGACGCTGATTTTGATACCACCCTTGCCGTCCTCGAGCATGCGGAGCGACTTGGTGTGACTGTCACAGCAACGCATCTGTTTAATGCGATGCCGCCGATCCATCACCGCGTCCCGGGAGCTGCCGCCGCCATGCTCGACGCCGCCGCGCTCGGCCGCATGGTGGTCGAACTGGTGGCCGATGGCGTACACTTGCACGACCGTACCGTGGACCTCGTGTGGGACACGGTAACCCCCACCAATGCGGTGTTTGTTACCGATGCAATGTCCGCCGCGGGCATGGCTGATGGTGCCTACGAGCTGGGCGATCTCCACGTCACCGTTACCGGCGGGATTGCCCGCCTGACCACTACGGATGGCACCCAAGGGTCCATCGCCGGTGGCACTTCGCGGTTGTTGGAGCAGGTGCAGCGCCATATCCGGCGCGGTCGCGATATTGCGCAGGCTGCGGCGATGGCGGCTACCACCGGCGCAAAGGTCCTGGGTTTGGCCGATCGCGGTAGCATCGTCGCGGGCAACCGCGCGGACCTTGTGTGTTTGGATGCCGACCTCAAGTTGGCAAAAGTGTTGTGGCGCGGCGCTGAACCGCCGTCGGCCCAGTAA
- a CDS encoding YlxR family protein — protein MAFSPEHQVASGAATRIRTCIATRRRCPDSDMLRVVLDPEQPGVVVPDPGRRLPGRGAWITPTIQALDLAEARRAFGRALRATTAVDAGPVREFLMGHTELETRKTEH, from the coding sequence ATGGCATTCAGCCCAGAACATCAGGTAGCTTCTGGCGCGGCCACTCGTATCCGTACATGCATTGCTACTCGGCGGCGTTGTCCTGATAGTGACATGCTGCGCGTGGTCCTTGATCCCGAACAGCCCGGTGTGGTGGTGCCCGATCCGGGGCGTCGCTTGCCGGGGAGGGGTGCTTGGATCACACCAACAATACAAGCTCTGGACTTGGCTGAGGCACGTCGTGCCTTTGGCCGCGCGTTACGGGCAACCACAGCCGTGGATGCCGGACCCGTGCGGGAATTTCTCATGGGTCACACCGAACTAGAAACAAGAAAGACCGAACACTGA
- the rimP gene encoding ribosome maturation factor RimP codes for MAFPTPETLRPLVEPIVSSRNMDVERVRVNRAGSKSVVAIAVDSDAHPDLDALEGLSQEIGEAFDRAEEAGVVSFGAGYTLEVSTPGVDHPLTLPRHWRRNVGRMVALTDAAGAVTRGRIGALNADGDHVILITRNGKQLQVAPIELAAVAKAVVEVEFAEIPAAERQLAAATYEDSLARREDYK; via the coding sequence ATGGCTTTTCCTACCCCTGAAACTCTGCGCCCACTCGTCGAACCGATCGTGTCCTCCCGCAATATGGATGTGGAGCGCGTGCGTGTCAATCGGGCCGGTTCCAAGTCCGTTGTCGCCATCGCCGTGGATTCGGACGCGCACCCGGACTTGGACGCGCTGGAGGGCTTGTCGCAGGAAATTGGGGAGGCGTTTGATCGTGCGGAGGAGGCGGGTGTGGTATCGTTCGGCGCTGGGTACACCTTGGAGGTTTCCACTCCTGGCGTTGATCACCCCCTGACCCTGCCGCGTCATTGGCGCCGCAACGTTGGGCGTATGGTAGCGCTTACCGACGCCGCGGGGGCCGTCACCCGAGGCCGCATCGGCGCGCTCAACGCGGACGGGGATCACGTAATCTTGATCACGAGGAATGGGAAGCAGCTTCAGGTTGCCCCGATCGAATTAGCTGCCGTTGCTAAGGCAGTGGTAGAAGTAGAGTTCGCAGAAATCCCAGCGGCTGAACGTCAGCTCGCTGCAGCCACATACGAAGACAGCCTTGCAAGGCGAGAGGACTACAAGTGA
- a CDS encoding phosphatase PAP2 family protein produces MITERLSDATRAIIGAVAVLIAVLVGWLVRWDLVVHGDNKVLEEFIESRDPVTTVFMRSITLLLNPLYATVLAVFLGALVWWLTRSRWLGGYVVACVAGASAITHSLKLLVRRERPPLITQLTTEQDYSFPSGHTTAAAAFGVSLIIVVGAVVRSKRLCALTWLLGAAFVAAIAASRLYLGVHWFTDVASGFLIGSGSSLALSWMVTRAGVGAGGLPQEALARRGALARTTSM; encoded by the coding sequence ATGATCACTGAGAGGTTGTCTGATGCGACGCGCGCGATTATTGGCGCCGTCGCCGTTCTGATTGCTGTGTTGGTGGGGTGGTTGGTCCGGTGGGATTTGGTGGTCCACGGCGACAATAAGGTCCTGGAGGAATTCATCGAATCGCGCGACCCGGTAACCACGGTGTTTATGCGTTCGATCACGCTGTTATTAAACCCGCTGTATGCCACCGTGTTGGCCGTGTTCCTAGGCGCTCTTGTGTGGTGGCTTACGCGGAGTCGCTGGCTGGGAGGCTATGTGGTGGCGTGTGTGGCCGGGGCGTCGGCAATCACGCATTCGTTGAAGTTGTTGGTGCGCAGGGAACGTCCGCCGTTGATCACGCAGCTGACCACGGAGCAGGATTATAGTTTCCCTTCTGGGCATACGACGGCGGCCGCGGCGTTTGGGGTGTCGTTGATTATTGTGGTGGGGGCGGTGGTGCGTAGTAAACGCCTGTGCGCGCTCACGTGGCTGCTGGGCGCGGCGTTTGTGGCGGCGATTGCGGCTTCGCGCTTGTACCTGGGTGTGCATTGGTTTACGGATGTGGCCAGCGGTTTCCTTATTGGCTCGGGGAGTTCGTTGGCGTTGAGTTGGATGGTTACGCGGGCGGGCGTGGGCGCGGGGGGTTTGCCGCAGGAGGCGCTGGCGCGGCGGGGTGCGCTGGCGCGAACTACCAGCATGTAA
- the infB gene encoding translation initiation factor IF-2 produces the protein MPGKLRVHELAKKLGVTSKELLATLKEQGEFVKTASSTIEPPVVKKMEHHYAAQQGSVVTEAKPKAAPKPGAPKPAAPKPAAPKPGPKPAAPKPAAPKPAPKPAAPKPAPKPAAPKPAAPKPAPKPAAPKPAAAEAPKPAPMPRPMAKPGPKPGGRVPRVANNPFSTSSSPTPAPRPGGGSGGGPRPGGGPRPGGGPRPQGGQRPGGGGRQQGGSKTGSSGGGGRRPTPSMMPNHPSPGQMPAKASASGGGGGRGRGGNGGGGFNRGSGPGGGTGGAGGGSRGGRRGGTAGAFGRPGGAPRKGRKSKRQKRNEYEAMQAPNVIGGVRLPDGGGATLRLARGASLSDFAEKIGTEAAALVQALFNLGEMVTATASVSDETLMLLGEEMNYKVEVVSPEDEDRELLESFDLQFGEDEGDEDALVKRPPVVTVMGHVDHGKTRLLDTIRKTNVGSGEAGGITQGIGAYQVPVTIDDERRLVTFLDTPGHEAFTAMRARGAKSTDIAILVVAADDGVMPQTVEAINHAKAAEVPIVVAVNKIDKEGAAPDKIRGQLTEYGLVPEEYGGDTMFVDISAKQGINIEKLLEAVLLTADASLELLANPDMDAQGVAIEAHLDRGRGPVATVIVQRGTLRVGDSIVAGDAHGRVRRMVDEYGNDVEEAGPSRPVQVQGLNSVPGAGDNLLVVEDDRVARQIADKRNARKRNALAAKSRKRVSLEDLDAVLKETSTLNLILKGDNAGSVEALEEALLKIQVDDEVALNIIDRGVGAVTQTNVSLAAASDAVIIGFNVRSEGKATEEANAEGVEIRYYSVIYRAIEEIESALRGMLKPIYEEREVGRAEIRAIFKASAVGLIAGCLVESGKVRRNASVRLVRDGNVVVEKANIDSLRREKDDVTEVAAGYECGMVLSYPDIQIGDIIEAYELVEVPRT, from the coding sequence GTGCCCGGAAAGCTACGTGTACATGAGCTTGCAAAGAAGCTCGGTGTAACCAGCAAAGAACTCCTCGCCACGCTGAAGGAGCAAGGCGAGTTCGTAAAAACAGCATCTTCCACCATCGAACCTCCCGTGGTGAAGAAGATGGAACATCATTACGCTGCGCAGCAAGGCAGCGTTGTAACTGAAGCAAAGCCGAAAGCCGCCCCGAAGCCTGGCGCCCCGAAGCCGGCGGCACCCAAGCCCGCGGCGCCAAAGCCGGGGCCGAAACCGGCCGCCCCGAAACCGGCAGCGCCGAAGCCCGCGCCGAAGCCTGCGGCTCCTAAGCCTGCCCCGAAACCGGCAGCGCCCAAGCCAGCGGCACCCAAGCCTGCTCCGAAGCCCGCAGCCCCGAAACCGGCGGCCGCGGAGGCTCCCAAGCCGGCCCCGATGCCGCGTCCGATGGCAAAGCCCGGCCCCAAGCCGGGTGGTCGCGTGCCGCGCGTGGCCAATAATCCTTTCTCCACATCCAGCTCTCCCACCCCCGCACCCCGCCCCGGTGGCGGCAGCGGCGGCGGTCCGCGCCCCGGTGGCGGTCCCCGTCCTGGTGGTGGCCCGCGCCCGCAAGGCGGTCAGCGCCCCGGTGGCGGCGGACGCCAACAGGGTGGTTCGAAGACCGGTTCGAGCGGTGGCGGCGGTCGCCGTCCCACCCCGTCCATGATGCCGAACCATCCGAGCCCCGGGCAGATGCCCGCAAAGGCATCCGCATCCGGTGGCGGCGGCGGACGCGGCCGCGGTGGTAACGGCGGCGGTGGCTTCAACCGCGGTAGCGGCCCAGGTGGCGGCACCGGTGGAGCCGGTGGCGGTTCGCGCGGCGGGCGTCGCGGCGGTACCGCAGGTGCATTCGGTCGTCCCGGTGGCGCTCCGCGTAAGGGGCGCAAATCGAAGCGGCAGAAGCGTAACGAGTACGAGGCAATGCAGGCTCCCAATGTTATCGGTGGCGTGCGCTTGCCCGACGGCGGTGGCGCTACCTTGCGCCTGGCGCGCGGGGCGTCGTTATCCGACTTCGCCGAGAAAATCGGCACGGAGGCCGCGGCGCTGGTGCAGGCCCTGTTCAACCTTGGCGAAATGGTCACCGCAACGGCTTCTGTATCCGACGAAACGCTGATGCTGCTCGGCGAGGAAATGAACTACAAGGTAGAGGTCGTTTCCCCCGAGGACGAAGACCGCGAGCTCTTGGAAAGCTTCGACCTGCAATTCGGTGAGGACGAAGGCGACGAAGACGCGCTGGTCAAGCGGCCGCCGGTGGTTACCGTTATGGGTCACGTCGACCACGGTAAAACCCGCCTGCTGGACACCATCCGCAAGACCAATGTCGGCTCCGGCGAGGCCGGCGGCATCACGCAGGGCATCGGCGCCTACCAAGTGCCGGTGACCATCGACGACGAACGCCGCCTGGTGACCTTCCTGGACACCCCCGGCCACGAGGCGTTTACCGCCATGCGTGCCCGCGGCGCCAAGTCCACCGACATCGCCATCCTCGTGGTGGCCGCCGACGACGGTGTCATGCCGCAGACGGTGGAAGCCATCAACCACGCCAAGGCCGCCGAAGTGCCGATCGTGGTGGCGGTAAACAAGATTGATAAGGAAGGTGCCGCGCCGGATAAGATCCGTGGCCAGCTCACCGAATATGGTCTCGTGCCGGAAGAATACGGCGGCGACACCATGTTCGTGGATATCTCCGCCAAGCAGGGCATCAATATTGAGAAGCTGCTCGAAGCCGTGCTGCTGACCGCGGACGCCTCGCTGGAATTGCTGGCCAACCCGGATATGGACGCCCAAGGCGTGGCCATCGAGGCGCACCTGGACCGCGGCCGCGGCCCGGTAGCCACGGTGATCGTGCAGCGCGGTACCCTCCGCGTCGGCGACTCCATCGTGGCCGGTGACGCCCACGGTCGCGTGCGCCGCATGGTGGACGAATACGGCAACGACGTGGAAGAAGCCGGGCCGTCCCGCCCGGTGCAGGTCCAAGGCCTCAACAGCGTGCCCGGTGCAGGCGACAACCTGCTCGTGGTGGAAGACGACCGCGTGGCACGCCAAATCGCCGACAAGCGCAACGCTCGGAAACGCAATGCGCTCGCCGCGAAGAGCCGCAAGCGCGTGTCTCTGGAAGATCTGGATGCGGTGCTGAAGGAAACCAGCACGCTGAACCTGATCCTGAAGGGCGACAACGCCGGTTCCGTGGAAGCCCTGGAAGAGGCATTGCTGAAGATCCAGGTGGACGACGAAGTGGCACTGAACATCATCGACCGTGGCGTCGGTGCCGTCACGCAGACCAACGTGTCGCTGGCAGCCGCCTCCGACGCGGTGATCATCGGCTTCAACGTCCGCTCCGAAGGCAAGGCCACGGAAGAGGCCAACGCCGAGGGCGTGGAAATCCGCTACTATTCTGTGATCTACCGTGCCATCGAGGAAATCGAGTCCGCGCTGCGCGGCATGCTGAAGCCGATCTACGAAGAGCGCGAAGTTGGCCGTGCGGAAATCCGTGCGATCTTCAAGGCGTCCGCAGTGGGCCTTATCGCGGGTTGCTTGGTGGAATCCGGCAAGGTGCGCCGCAACGCCAGCGTCCGCTTGGTGCGCGACGGCAATGTGGTCGTGGAAAAGGCGAACATCGATTCGTTACGCCGCGAAAAGGACGATGTCACCGAGGTGGCGGCCGGTTACGAATGCGGTATGGTGCTGTCCTACCCGGACATCCAAATCGGCGACATCATCGAGGCTTACGAATTGGTTGAGGTGCCGCGCACCTAG
- the nagB gene encoding glucosamine-6-phosphate deaminase gives MEIIIKPTEADVASLAADIFVQYLNRESVTLGLATGSTPLALYRELIRRHREEGLSFAHARAFLLDEYVGLAPQHPQSYYRTIRDEFTAHIDIDDAEVKSPDGLAAHPGEAAIAYDQAIAAAGGIDIQLLGIGTDGHIGFNEPGSSLVSRTRLKTLHPQTIRDNARFFESAADVPIHVLTQGLGTITEAGRLVLLATGEGKAAAIAAMVEGPVTAFCPASVLQLHPHATVVIDEAAASKLQFAEYYHYAYDHKPAWQRP, from the coding sequence ATGGAGATCATTATCAAGCCCACCGAGGCTGATGTAGCTAGCCTTGCCGCTGATATTTTTGTTCAATACCTGAATCGGGAGAGCGTGACCCTTGGTTTGGCCACGGGTTCCACGCCGCTGGCGTTGTATCGGGAGCTGATCCGCCGCCACCGCGAGGAGGGGTTGAGCTTTGCCCATGCCCGCGCCTTTTTGCTCGACGAGTATGTGGGGCTGGCGCCGCAGCATCCGCAGAGTTACTACCGCACCATCCGCGACGAGTTTACCGCGCATATTGATATCGACGACGCGGAGGTCAAGAGCCCAGACGGCCTCGCCGCCCACCCCGGGGAGGCCGCCATCGCCTATGACCAAGCGATCGCAGCGGCCGGAGGCATTGATATTCAGCTGTTGGGAATTGGTACCGATGGCCACATCGGTTTCAACGAGCCGGGTTCTTCCCTGGTGTCCCGCACCCGCCTGAAAACCCTGCACCCGCAGACCATTCGCGATAACGCTAGGTTTTTCGAATCCGCCGCTGATGTTCCCATCCATGTGCTGACCCAAGGGCTGGGAACCATCACGGAGGCGGGTCGGCTTGTCCTACTCGCCACCGGCGAAGGGAAGGCCGCCGCGATCGCCGCTATGGTCGAAGGTCCCGTCACCGCTTTTTGCCCCGCTTCGGTATTGCAATTGCACCCGCACGCGACCGTGGTAATCGACGAAGCCGCCGCCAGTAAGCTGCAATTCGCCGAATACTATCACTACGCCTACGACCATAAACCCGCCTGGCAACGCCCTTAA
- the nusA gene encoding transcription termination factor NusA: protein MNIDVNALRAIEEEKGISVRDLLTTIASALLHAYHTHRGSDPHTRARVDINPEDGAVRVIVTELDADGNIESEFDDTPRSFGRIGAAAVRDAIVKRLREAETTKAFDSYVGYEGNVVSGVVQADARAWERGIVVVQLGTELEGQDGVLLPAEQIPGEKFKHGDRVKSFVVGVNRGPRSLQINLSRTHPELVRKLFELEVPEVADGSVEIMSIAREAGHRSKIAVRGTVKGLNAKGACIGPRGQRVSNVMRELNGEKIDIIDYSDDPATYVGNSLAPSKVVRVEIVDADQQIARVTVPDYQLSLAIGKEGQNARLAARLTGWKIDIHSDAE, encoded by the coding sequence GTGAACATTGATGTCAATGCACTCCGGGCGATTGAAGAGGAAAAGGGCATCAGTGTCCGAGACCTTTTGACTACGATTGCCAGCGCATTGCTTCACGCGTACCACACGCATCGTGGGAGTGACCCGCACACGCGCGCTCGTGTAGACATCAACCCTGAGGACGGTGCGGTCCGTGTGATCGTGACCGAACTCGACGCCGACGGCAATATCGAATCCGAGTTCGATGACACGCCTCGTAGTTTCGGCAGGATCGGCGCCGCCGCCGTCCGCGATGCAATTGTGAAACGCCTGCGGGAGGCGGAAACCACCAAAGCCTTCGACTCCTATGTCGGCTACGAAGGCAACGTGGTGTCCGGGGTGGTGCAGGCGGATGCCCGCGCCTGGGAGCGCGGCATCGTGGTGGTGCAATTGGGCACCGAATTGGAGGGGCAGGACGGCGTGCTGCTGCCCGCCGAACAGATCCCGGGGGAAAAGTTCAAGCACGGCGATCGCGTGAAAAGCTTCGTCGTTGGGGTGAACAGGGGCCCCCGCAGCCTGCAAATCAACCTGTCCCGCACGCACCCGGAGCTTGTGCGCAAATTGTTCGAGCTGGAGGTGCCGGAGGTTGCCGATGGCTCTGTGGAAATCATGAGCATCGCCCGGGAGGCCGGGCACCGCAGCAAGATCGCCGTGCGGGGAACCGTCAAGGGTTTGAACGCTAAGGGTGCCTGCATCGGTCCGCGCGGACAGCGCGTATCAAATGTTATGCGGGAGCTGAACGGGGAAAAGATCGATATCATCGATTATTCGGACGATCCAGCCACATATGTGGGTAATTCCTTGGCGCCGTCTAAGGTAGTGCGCGTTGAGATTGTGGACGCGGACCAGCAGATTGCCCGGGTGACCGTGCCGGATTACCAATTGTCCCTGGCCATTGGGAAAGAGGGGCAGAATGCGCGCCTCGCGGCACGCCTTACTGGTTGGAAGATCGATATTCACTCGGACGCCGAATAG
- a CDS encoding N-acetylmannosamine-6-phosphate 2-epimerase, whose protein sequence is MNLAEFRNRVTGTLIVSAQAPDGHPLRDTTTIAHLAAAAVQGGATAIRCGGYGGLEDIRAVVDMVDVPVIGLTKEGTTGVYITPTVASARAVARAGATVVAVDATLRPCADGSSFADKVAAVHEEGALIMADIATLEEAIAAHRDGADIISTTLAGYTEHRPKTPGPDLELVSEIRAALGPDVFLTAEGRYHTPELAAEGLARGADAVIIGTAITDVAFVTAQFAHKVEEAAR, encoded by the coding sequence TCGTTTCCGCGCAGGCGCCGGACGGTCATCCGCTGCGTGATACCACCACCATCGCGCACCTCGCCGCCGCCGCCGTTCAGGGCGGGGCGACCGCGATCCGCTGCGGTGGTTACGGCGGCCTTGAAGATATTCGAGCTGTCGTAGATATGGTCGATGTTCCGGTCATAGGTTTGACCAAGGAGGGCACCACCGGCGTGTATATCACACCGACGGTGGCTTCCGCACGCGCTGTCGCACGGGCCGGGGCGACCGTGGTGGCGGTGGATGCGACGCTGCGCCCGTGCGCCGATGGTTCCAGTTTCGCGGACAAGGTCGCCGCGGTCCATGAGGAAGGCGCGCTGATCATGGCCGATATTGCCACGCTTGAAGAGGCGATCGCCGCGCATCGCGATGGTGCCGATATCATCTCCACCACGCTCGCCGGCTACACCGAACATCGCCCCAAAACCCCCGGCCCCGACCTCGAACTGGTTTCCGAAATCCGCGCCGCGCTTGGGCCGGACGTGTTCCTGACCGCCGAGGGCCGCTACCACACCCCGGAGCTTGCTGCCGAAGGTTTGGCGCGCGGCGCCGACGCGGTCATCATTGGCACCGCGATTACCGACGTCGCGTTCGTCACCGCCCAATTCGCCCACAAGGTTGAAGAGGCCGCACGATGA
- a CDS encoding DUF4439 domain-containing protein, with translation MKRPAFITLIVALLTACSFGANVTANEPLSNVYRSAAHDAEATHLDNVTDVRKRHKADLETEIYRLCGTLQDGSTPPNCTLPTIDAAANDERDSAKVLADAMHTIEADINNVPHESVIILARHYAELATLALTSPELPKEAELTTPHDVERLRAGIDHEYANAYALEVAAARDNAGTEAKLEETVEQHRKNAQDLSKLVQDGVPAPAPGYVIDDPIADPTGFAAALEQDSVAFWLAETSAAETDAWRLICLRAAAAAALRATMFNPNTEYLHNS, from the coding sequence GTGAAACGTCCCGCTTTTATCACGCTGATCGTCGCACTGCTCACCGCCTGCTCCTTTGGCGCCAATGTCACCGCTAACGAGCCGCTCTCCAACGTGTACCGCTCCGCCGCGCATGACGCCGAAGCCACCCATTTGGACAACGTGACGGACGTCCGCAAGCGCCACAAGGCAGACTTGGAGACGGAAATTTACCGCCTGTGCGGCACCTTGCAGGACGGCTCCACGCCGCCGAATTGCACGCTCCCGACTATCGACGCCGCGGCCAACGACGAACGCGACTCCGCCAAGGTGCTTGCCGACGCCATGCACACCATCGAAGCCGACATCAACAACGTCCCGCACGAATCCGTCATCATACTTGCTCGACACTACGCCGAATTGGCCACACTCGCCCTGACCAGCCCGGAGCTGCCCAAAGAAGCGGAACTCACCACCCCCCACGATGTGGAACGCCTCCGCGCAGGCATCGACCACGAATACGCCAACGCCTACGCGCTAGAAGTGGCCGCGGCCCGGGACAACGCCGGCACCGAGGCGAAGCTGGAAGAAACCGTCGAGCAGCACCGAAAAAACGCCCAGGACCTGAGCAAACTCGTGCAGGACGGAGTGCCGGCGCCAGCGCCCGGATACGTAATCGACGATCCCATCGCAGACCCGACGGGCTTCGCCGCCGCGCTCGAACAAGACAGCGTGGCGTTCTGGCTGGCAGAAACCTCCGCCGCGGAAACCGACGCTTGGCGGCTGATCTGCCTGCGCGCGGCTGCCGCCGCCGCCCTGCGCGCCACCATGTTCAACCCAAACACCGAATACCTGCACAACTCCTGA